One segment of Procambarus clarkii isolate CNS0578487 chromosome 1, FALCON_Pclarkii_2.0, whole genome shotgun sequence DNA contains the following:
- the LOC138363467 gene encoding mucin-1-like — protein MTKAKVSILADQPTVASPADSPVDSPVDSPADSPADNPVDSPVDSPADSPADSPVDSPADNPVDSPVDSPADSPVDSPADNPADSPADSPADSPVDSPADPCDTQLYLEQKVPSSTGYGDPVGGGSLEPLSAPIANTGAMSNVCTPSVHRPDLSYGLGLARPRTPIPRSPVSEIDTENGSREPPPTGSP, from the exons ATGACCAAAGCTAAagtaagtatacttgctg ACCAGCCGACTGTGGCCAGCCCCGCCGACAGCCCCGTCGACAGCCCCGTCGACAGCCCCGCCGACAGCCCCGCCGACAACCCCGTCGACAGCCCCGTCGACAGCCCCGCCGACAGCCCCGCCGACAGCCCCGTCGACAGTCCCGCCGACAACCCCGTCGACAGCCCCGTCGACAGCCCCGCCGACAGCCCCGTCGACAGCCCCGCCGATAACCCCGCCGACAGCCCCGCCGACAGTCCCGCCGACAGCCCCGTCGACAGCCCTGCTGACCCCTGTGACACTCAACT ctacttggaacagaaagttccaagtagcacgggctatggtgaccccgtaggtggaggctctttggagccattatcagcACCAATAGCTAATACTGGCGCTATGAGCAACGTGTGTACCCCATCAGTTCACCGGCCTGACCTGTCTTATGGTCTTGGATTAGCGCGTCCACGGACCCCCATCCCTAGGTCTCCAGTATCAGAAATTGATACTGAAAATGGCTCCAGAGAGCCtccacctacgggctcaccatag